A window of Ipomoea triloba cultivar NCNSP0323 chromosome 2, ASM357664v1 contains these coding sequences:
- the LOC116011089 gene encoding probable amino acid permease 7 isoform X1: protein MDSGRWLHPSPSIVTVESIMHHSSVEEGMETQQPSAPKGDSILSGGHDVIRTGTVLSAVAHIIAAVIGAGVLSLAWSTAQLGWIAGPVALLCFAVVTYISVSLLSQCYMSPTGHRNPTYMDAVRFNLGRKHRWMCGLLQYVSMYGTCIAYVITTSTSMRAIEKSNCYHKNGHEANCGSTGIGTNVFMMIFGIAQIFASQIPDFHNMAWLSIVAALMSFGYASIGLGLGFATVIENREIKGSITGISTHTAAQKIWLSFQALADISFAYPYTLIVLEIQDTLKSPPPEHQTMNKASLAAILITTFFYTCCGCFGYAAFGNDTPGNLLTGFGFYDPYWLVDLANACIILHLIGGYQIYCQPIYAFAEKWFSERFPQSQVLMKPHALKLPFLPVFRLSLFRLCFRTAYVASTTGIAMLFPYFNQVLGVLGAVTFWPLAIYFPVEMYVVQNKIGAWTRKWVFLEIFSMICLCVSIVGLVGSIEGLITEKLS, encoded by the exons atggACAGTGGTAGATGGTTGCATCCTTCTCCGTCCATAGTCACGGTGGAGTCAATCATGCATCATTCTTCAGTGGAGGAAGGG ATGGAAACCCAACAACCCTCAGCACCAAAAGGAGATTCAATCCTCAGTGGTGGCCATGATGTAATCAGAACAG GAACTGTGTTGAGCGCTGTTGCGCATATAATTGCAGCGGTGATTGGGGCTGGTGTTCTGTCTTTAGCTTGGAGCACAGCACAGTTAGGATGGATTGCAGGGCCAGTAGCATTGCTGTGTTTTGCAGTTGTGACTTATATCTCTGTTTCTCTTTTGTCCCAGTGTTACATGTCGCCTACTGGGCACCGGAATCCCACTTACATGGATGCTGTTAGGTTTAATCTGG GAAGGAAACATAGATGGATGTGTGGTTTGCTTCAGTATGTGAGCATGTATGGGACCTGTATTGCCTATGTTATCACCACTTCCACAAGTATGAG GGCGATTGAGAAATCAAACTGCTACCACAAGAATGGGCACGAGGCTAATTGCGGTAGTACTGGGATTGGGACCAACGTGTTTATGATGATTTTTGGAATTGCTCAGATATTTGCGTCGCAGATACCTGATTTTCATAACATGGCTTGGCTCTCCATTGTTGCTGCACTCATGTCCTTCGGCTATGCCTCCATTGGACTAGGCCTTGGATTTGCCACAGTTATTG AAAACAGGGAAATTAAGGGAAGcatcactggaatatcaacacacacTGCTGCTCAGAAGATATGGTTATCATTTCAGGCCCTGGCAGACATTTCCTTTGCCTATCCATACACCCTTATTGTCCTCGAGATACAG GATACTCTGAAGTCACCCCCACCAGAACACCAGACCATGAACAAGGCATCATTGGCTGCAATACTGATCACCACTTTCTTCTATACTTGCTGCGGATGCTTTGGCTACGCAGCTTTTGGCAACGACACACCCGGCAACCTCTTGACCGGATTCGGATTCTACGACCCATATTGGCTCGTTGATTTAGCCAACGCCTGCATTATTCTGCATCTAATTGGAGGCTATCAG ATATACTGTCAACCGATCTATGCATTTGCGGAGAAATGGTTCTCAGAAAGGTTCCCACAGAGCCAAGTTTTGATGAAACCCCATGCTCTAAAACTTCCCTTCTTGCCAGTTTTCCGGCTGAGCCTTTTCCGGCTATGTTTCCGAACCGCATATGTTGCATCAACTACAGGCATTGCAATGCTGTTCCCTTACTTCAACCAGGTTTTAGGAGTGTTGGGAGCCGTGACCTTTTGGCCATTGGCCATTTATTTCCCAGTAGAAATGTATGTTGTGCAGAACAAAATTGGAGCCTGGACAAGAAAGTGGGTTTTTCTTGAGATTTTCAGCATGATTTGTCTGTGTGTGTCAATTGTGGGTTTGGTTGGTTCAATTGAAGGACTCATAACTGAAAAGTTGAGTTGA
- the LOC116011089 gene encoding probable amino acid permease 7 isoform X2, translating to MGVQTGRGDDQQPLMMGDGFVRQHDQMETQQPSAPKGDSILSGGHDVIRTGTVLSAVAHIIAAVIGAGVLSLAWSTAQLGWIAGPVALLCFAVVTYISVSLLSQCYMSPTGHRNPTYMDAVRFNLGRKHRWMCGLLQYVSMYGTCIAYVITTSTSMRAIEKSNCYHKNGHEANCGSTGIGTNVFMMIFGIAQIFASQIPDFHNMAWLSIVAALMSFGYASIGLGLGFATVIENREIKGSITGISTHTAAQKIWLSFQALADISFAYPYTLIVLEIQDTLKSPPPEHQTMNKASLAAILITTFFYTCCGCFGYAAFGNDTPGNLLTGFGFYDPYWLVDLANACIILHLIGGYQIYCQPIYAFAEKWFSERFPQSQVLMKPHALKLPFLPVFRLSLFRLCFRTAYVASTTGIAMLFPYFNQVLGVLGAVTFWPLAIYFPVEMYVVQNKIGAWTRKWVFLEIFSMICLCVSIVGLVGSIEGLITEKLS from the exons ATGGGCGTCCAAACAGGAAGGGGAGATGATCAACAACCATTGATGATGGGGGATGGCTTTGTTCGTCAGCATGACCAG ATGGAAACCCAACAACCCTCAGCACCAAAAGGAGATTCAATCCTCAGTGGTGGCCATGATGTAATCAGAACAG GAACTGTGTTGAGCGCTGTTGCGCATATAATTGCAGCGGTGATTGGGGCTGGTGTTCTGTCTTTAGCTTGGAGCACAGCACAGTTAGGATGGATTGCAGGGCCAGTAGCATTGCTGTGTTTTGCAGTTGTGACTTATATCTCTGTTTCTCTTTTGTCCCAGTGTTACATGTCGCCTACTGGGCACCGGAATCCCACTTACATGGATGCTGTTAGGTTTAATCTGG GAAGGAAACATAGATGGATGTGTGGTTTGCTTCAGTATGTGAGCATGTATGGGACCTGTATTGCCTATGTTATCACCACTTCCACAAGTATGAG GGCGATTGAGAAATCAAACTGCTACCACAAGAATGGGCACGAGGCTAATTGCGGTAGTACTGGGATTGGGACCAACGTGTTTATGATGATTTTTGGAATTGCTCAGATATTTGCGTCGCAGATACCTGATTTTCATAACATGGCTTGGCTCTCCATTGTTGCTGCACTCATGTCCTTCGGCTATGCCTCCATTGGACTAGGCCTTGGATTTGCCACAGTTATTG AAAACAGGGAAATTAAGGGAAGcatcactggaatatcaacacacacTGCTGCTCAGAAGATATGGTTATCATTTCAGGCCCTGGCAGACATTTCCTTTGCCTATCCATACACCCTTATTGTCCTCGAGATACAG GATACTCTGAAGTCACCCCCACCAGAACACCAGACCATGAACAAGGCATCATTGGCTGCAATACTGATCACCACTTTCTTCTATACTTGCTGCGGATGCTTTGGCTACGCAGCTTTTGGCAACGACACACCCGGCAACCTCTTGACCGGATTCGGATTCTACGACCCATATTGGCTCGTTGATTTAGCCAACGCCTGCATTATTCTGCATCTAATTGGAGGCTATCAG ATATACTGTCAACCGATCTATGCATTTGCGGAGAAATGGTTCTCAGAAAGGTTCCCACAGAGCCAAGTTTTGATGAAACCCCATGCTCTAAAACTTCCCTTCTTGCCAGTTTTCCGGCTGAGCCTTTTCCGGCTATGTTTCCGAACCGCATATGTTGCATCAACTACAGGCATTGCAATGCTGTTCCCTTACTTCAACCAGGTTTTAGGAGTGTTGGGAGCCGTGACCTTTTGGCCATTGGCCATTTATTTCCCAGTAGAAATGTATGTTGTGCAGAACAAAATTGGAGCCTGGACAAGAAAGTGGGTTTTTCTTGAGATTTTCAGCATGATTTGTCTGTGTGTGTCAATTGTGGGTTTGGTTGGTTCAATTGAAGGACTCATAACTGAAAAGTTGAGTTGA
- the LOC116007211 gene encoding probable amino acid permease 7, protein MMIFGIAQIFASQIPDFHNMAWLSIVAALMSFGYASIGLGLGFATVIENREIKGSITGISTHTAAQKIWLSFQALADISFAYPYTLIVLEIQDTLKSPPPEHQTMNKASLAAILITTFFYTCCGCFGYAAFGNDTPGNLLTGFGFYDPYWLVDLANACIILHLIGGYQIYCQPIYAFAEKWFSERFPQSQVLMKPHALKLPFLPVFRLSLFRLCFRTAYVASTTGIAMLFPYFNQVLGVLGAVTFWPLAIYFPVEMYVVQNKIGAWTRKWVFLEIFSMICLCVSIVGLVGSIEGLITEKLS, encoded by the exons ATGATGATTTTTGGAATTGCTCAGATATTTGCGTCGCAGATACCTGATTTTCATAACATGGCTTGGCTCTCCATTGTTGCTGCACTCATGTCCTTCGGCTATGCCTCCATTGGACTAGGCCTTGGATTTGCCACAGTTATTG AAAACAGGGAAATTAAGGGAAGcatcactggaatatcaacacacacTGCTGCTCAGAAGATATGGTTATCATTTCAGGCCCTGGCAGACATTTCCTTTGCCTATCCATACACCCTTATTGTCCTCGAGATACAG GATACTCTGAAGTCACCCCCACCAGAACACCAGACCATGAACAAGGCATCATTGGCTGCAATACTGATCACCACTTTCTTCTATACTTGCTGCGGATGCTTTGGCTACGCAGCTTTTGGCAACGACACACCCGGCAACCTCTTGACCGGATTCGGATTCTACGACCCATATTGGCTCGTTGATTTAGCCAACGCCTGCATTATTCTGCATCTAATTGGAGGCTATCAG ATATACTGTCAACCGATCTATGCATTTGCGGAGAAATGGTTCTCAGAAAGGTTCCCACAGAGCCAAGTTTTGATGAAACCCCATGCTCTAAAACTTCCCTTCTTGCCAGTTTTCCGGCTGAGCCTTTTCCGGCTATGTTTCCGAACCGCATATGTTGCATCAACTACAGGCATTGCAATGCTGTTCCCTTACTTCAACCAGGTTTTAGGAGTGTTGGGAGCCGTGACCTTTTGGCCATTGGCCATTTATTTCCCAGTAGAAATGTATGTTGTGCAGAACAAAATTGGAGCCTGGACAAGAAAGTGGGTTTTTCTTGAGATTTTCAGCATGATTTGTCTGTGTGTGTCAATTGTGGGTTTGGTTGGTTCAATTGAAGGACTCATAACTGAAAAGTTGAGTTGA
- the LOC116011166 gene encoding probable amino acid permease 7, which produces MGFDEEEEVDSVKMPLLQHTRSSPSSSSTPPTETIKDPLKRTGNEWTALAHIITAVIGSGVLSLAWSMAQLGWIAGPLSMLCFASVTIISAFLLCNCHKSTDPECTIRHGSYLDAVTSILGKKSAWFCGIVVQINFIKVAIVYTITTASSIGAIQKSNCYQYEGHDAACGGNSNTKHMVIFGAVQALVSQVRNFQNTKWLSVVAAIMSFTYSLIGAGLGLAKVIENGEIKGSITGLPSDNAIEKVWSVAQALGDIAFAFPFSLVFLNIQDTLKETPPEKATMKKASTIAVCITTLFYLCCGGFGYAAFGTNTPGNLLTGFGFYEPYWLVDIANACVVVHLVGAYQVFSQPLFANFESWLGRKFPESDIVHRDYDLKRLLLPGFRLNLLRLVFRTAYVVTVTGIAVLFPYFNQVVGFSGAITFWPVVVYFPVEMYLKQKRIESWTTIKVVLRTYTYICLVVIVFAFVGSVRGLIVARFS; this is translated from the exons ATGGGATTTGATGAAGAGGAAGAGGTTGATAGTGTTAAGATGCCCTTGTTGCAGCATACGCGCTCTTCTCCTTCATCATCGTCAACTCCACCAACTGAAACTATCAAGGATCCACTCAAAAGAACTG GAAACGAATGGACTGCTTTGGCACATATAATCACAGCAGTGATAGGCTCAGGTGTGCTATCATTAGCTTGGAGCATGGCACAACTAGGATGGATTGCAGGTCCATTGTCCATGCTGTGTTTTGCTTCTGTAACGATTATTTCTGCATTTCTTCTCTGCAACTGTCACAAATCCACTGACCCAGAGTGCACCATCCGCCATGGCTCTTACCTTGATGCAGTTACGTCAATTTTAG GAAAGAAAAGCGCTTGGTTTTGTGGCATCGTTGTTCAAATTAACTTCATCAAGGTTGCAATTGTGTATACAATCACCACTGCTAGTAGCATCGg AGCAATACAAAAATCAAACTGCTATCAATATGAAGGGCATGATGCTGCTTGTGGTGGGAATTCAAATACAAAACATATGGTTATATTTGGAGCGGTTCAAGCTCTAGTGTCTCAAGTTcgtaattttcaaaacacaaagTGGCTCTCCGTAGTTGCAGCAATCATGTCTTTCACCTATTCTTTAATTGGAGCAGGACTAGGCTTGGCGAAAGTAATTG AGAATGGAGAAATAAAGGGTAGCATTACTGGATTGCCTTCTGACAATGCGATTGAGAAAGTATGGTCAGTTGCACAAGCACTTGGAGACATTGCCTTTGCTTTTCcattctctcttgttttcttAAACATACAG GATACATTGAAGGAAACTCCTCCAGAAAAGGCGACCATGAAAAAAGCGTCAACGATAGCAGTTTGCATTACAACTCTCTTCTACCTATGTTGTGGCGGATTTGGTTATGCAGCCTTTGGGACCAACACGCCTGGGAACCTTTTGACAGGATTCGGTTTCTATGAGCCATACTGGCTAGTCGATATCGCAAATGCATGTGTCGTGGTTCATCTTGTTGGAGCATATCAG GTATTCAGCCAGCCATTGTTTGCAAATTTCGAGAGCTGGCTTGGGAGGAAATTCCCGGAGAGTGACATTGTGCACAGAGATTATGATCTGAAGCGGTTATTGTTACCAGGTTTTAGGTTAAATTTACTGAGATTGGTTTTCCGAACTGCTTATGTTGTTACAGTCACTGGAATCGCGGTACTATTCCCCTACTTCAACCAGGTTGTCGGATTTTCAGGAGCAATAACCTTTTGGCCAGTAGTAGTGTATTTCCCAGTGGAGATGTATCTAAAGCAGAAAAGAATAGAATCCTGGACGACCATCAAGGTTGTTCTTCGTACATATACCTATATATGTTTGGTTGTCATTGTATTTGCCTTTGTAGGCTCTGTCAGAGGGTTGATAGTTGCAAGGTTCAGCTAG